AGAAGATGAATTTTTCGGAAGAGGAGTATCAACTTGTGCCACTTGTGATGGGTTCTTTTATAAAAATAAAGAAGTAGCAGTAATAGGAGGAGGAGACTCAGCCTTAGAAGAAGCAGTTTACCTTTCAAAGATGTGTTCAAAAGTATACCTAGTGCATAGAAGAGATACATATAGAGCAGCACCAAGTACAATAGAACATATGAAAGCTTGTGAGAATATAGAAGAAGTAAGTAATGTAACAGTAGAAGAAGTATATGGAGATGTTACAGGAGTACTAGGAATAAAAGTAAAAAGTAAAGAGACAGGTGATATAAGAGATTTAGCAGTACCAGGAGTATTTACATTTGTAGGAAGAGATGTATTAAGTGATAGCTTAAAACAAGAAGATGGAAGTTACCTATGTGAAGTAAATGAAGCAACAGAAGTAGTGGTAGATTTAAAGATGAGAACAAATGTACCAGGATTATATGCAGCAGGTGATGTAAGAATAGATGCAGCGAAACAAGTAGTATGTGCAGCAGCTGATGGTGCTACTGCTGCTGTTAATATTATTGAATAT
The DNA window shown above is from Arcobacter sp. F2176 and carries:
- a CDS encoding NAD(P)/FAD-dependent oxidoreductase, with protein sequence MLDLAIIGGGPAGLTAGLYSTRGGLKNVTMFEMGMPGGQITGSSEIENYPGQVEIISGMDLMESWPIQAMRFGLKHEMNQVSKVTKTGEVFTVELSDGTKQEAKSVLLATGSVPKKGGFKGEDEFFGRGVSTCATCDGFFYKNKEVAVIGGGDSALEEAVYLSKMCSKVYLVHRRDTYRAAPSTIEHMKACENIEEVSNVTVEEVYGDVTGVLGIKVKSKETGDIRDLAVPGVFTFVGRDVLSDSLKQEDGSYLCEVNEATEVVVDLKMRTNVPGLYAAGDVRIDAAKQVVCAAADGATAAVNIIEY